A single Lemur catta isolate mLemCat1 chromosome 20, mLemCat1.pri, whole genome shotgun sequence DNA region contains:
- the NOL3 gene encoding nucleolar protein 3 isoform X1: MGNSQERPSETIDRERKRLVETLQADSGLLLDALLARGVLTGPEYEALDALPDAERRVRRLLLLVQGKGEAACQELLRCAQHTVRAPDPAWDWQHVGPGYRDRSYDPPCPGHWTPEAPGSRTACPWLPRASDTDEAGGPEGSEAVQSGTPEEPEPEPEAEASEGAEPEPEPQMDPEPEPEAEPEPEPEPEPEPEPEPEPDFEEGDESEDS, encoded by the exons ATGGGCAACTCGCAGGAGCGGCCGTCAGAGACAATCGACCGCGAGCGGAAGCGCCTGGTGGAGACGCTGCAGGCGGACTCGGGGCTGCTGCTGGACGCGCTGCTGGCGCGGGGCGTGCTCACAGGGCCTGAGTACGAGGCGTTGGATGCACTGCCTGATGCGGAGCGCAGGGTGCGCcgcctgctgctgctggtgcagGGCAAGGGCGAGGCCGCTTGCCAGGAGCTGCTGCGCTGCGCTCAGCATACGGTGCGCGCGCCGGACCCCGCCTGGGACTGGCAGCACGTGGGCCCGG GCTACCGGGACCGTAGCTATGACCCTCCGTGCCCGGGCCATTGGACGCCCGAGGCACCTGGCTCGAGGACCGCATGCCCCTGGCTGCCCAGAGCTTCAGACACCGACGAGGCCGGGGGCCCTGAGGGCTCTGAGGCGGTGCAATCCGGGACCCCAGAGGAGCCAGAGCCAGAACCGGAAGCTGAGGCCTCTGAAGGGGCTGAGCCGGAGCCAGAGCCCCAGATGGATCCGGAACCAGAGCCGGAGGCAGAACCAGAACCGGAACCGGAGCCGgagcctgagcctgagcccgAGCCCGAGCCTGACTTCGAGGAGGGGGACGAGTCCGAAG ATTCCTGA
- the NOL3 gene encoding nucleolar protein 3 isoform X2, with the protein MGNSQERPSETIDRERKRLVETLQADSGLLLDALLARGVLTGPEYEALDALPDAERRVRRLLLLVQGKGEAACQELLRCAQHTATGTVAMTLRARAIGRPRHLARGPHAPGCPELQTPTRPGALRALRRCNPGPQRSQSQNRKLRPLKGLSRSQSPRWIRNQSRRQNQNRNRSRSLSLSPSPSLTSRRGTSPKIPEDQNADRLFPAQAG; encoded by the exons ATGGGCAACTCGCAGGAGCGGCCGTCAGAGACAATCGACCGCGAGCGGAAGCGCCTGGTGGAGACGCTGCAGGCGGACTCGGGGCTGCTGCTGGACGCGCTGCTGGCGCGGGGCGTGCTCACAGGGCCTGAGTACGAGGCGTTGGATGCACTGCCTGATGCGGAGCGCAGGGTGCGCcgcctgctgctgctggtgcagGGCAAGGGCGAGGCCGCTTGCCAGGAGCTGCTGCGCTGCGCTCAGCATACG GCTACCGGGACCGTAGCTATGACCCTCCGTGCCCGGGCCATTGGACGCCCGAGGCACCTGGCTCGAGGACCGCATGCCCCTGGCTGCCCAGAGCTTCAGACACCGACGAGGCCGGGGGCCCTGAGGGCTCTGAGGCGGTGCAATCCGGGACCCCAGAGGAGCCAGAGCCAGAACCGGAAGCTGAGGCCTCTGAAGGGGCTGAGCCGGAGCCAGAGCCCCAGATGGATCCGGAACCAGAGCCGGAGGCAGAACCAGAACCGGAACCGGAGCCGgagcctgagcctgagcccgAGCCCGAGCCTGACTTCGAGGAGGGGGACGAGTCCGAAG ATTCCTGAAGACCAGAACGCTGACCGGCTGTTCCCTGCCCAAGCTGGATAG
- the KIAA0895L gene encoding uncharacterized protein KIAA0895-like homolog isoform X2: MLVSICSSVSLEVDRVGSWSDPAGCDPQDRMVLDSGDQVYERAPPSPPASPLSLHHRLKPSDRDGPPRHPWSQSLALPLALAVPSVLQPQPERQPLSKVCLGHRGHMRRSESTYTVNITGQRGCGTQGRAPPGRGRNPGGGNLRSAASLPHIAKTQRDAGHGASKSPCMLVALRPTNMDRERDKFFQSHYTYNPQFEYQEPRPTAVLEKYCEASGQFIHQAVGIIEAVLEKFGTYEHFEAATGGQLLTKCQIWSIVRKYMQKEGCAGELSEDLLSQAVMMVENSRPTLAINLTGARQYWLEGMLRHEIGTHYLRGVNNAQQPWHSAEGRLRYGLRPANPTEEGLASLHSVLFRKQPFLWRAALLYYTIHRAARMSFRQLFQDLARYVQDADVRWEYCVRAKRGLTDTSKPGCFSKDQVYLDGIVRILRHRQTIDFPLLTSLGKVSYEDVDHLRPHGVLDNTRVPHFMQDLARYRQQLEHIMATNRLDEAELGRLLPD, encoded by the exons ATGCTGGTCTCCATATGCTCTTCTGTGTCCCTAGAGGTCGACAGAGTGGGGAGTTGGAGTGACCCGGCTGGATGTGACCCCCAAGACAGAATGGTGCTGGACTCTGGGGATCAGGTGTATGAACGGGCaccccccagcccacctgccagtCCCCTATCTCTGCACCATAGGCTGAAGCCCTCAGACCGAGATGGGCCACCACGGCACCCCTGGTCTCAGTCCCTGGCCTTGCCCCTGGCTTTGGCAGTCCCCTCAGTGCTACAGCCCCAGCCTGAGCGGCAACCCTTGTCAAAGGTGTGCTTGGGCCACCGTGGCCACATGCGTCGTAGTGAGAGTACCTACACTGTAAATATTACTGGCCAGCGAGGGTGTGGCACCCAGGGACGGGCCCCACCTGGACGAGGACGGAACCCAGGTGGGGGCAACCTGCGAtctgcagcctccctgcctcaCATTGCTAAGACTCAAAGGGATGCAGGCCATGGTGCCAGCAAGAGCCCCTGCATGTTGGTGGCCCTGCGACCAACCAACATGGACCGTGAACGGGACAAGTTCTTCCAGTCCCATTACACCTACAACCCACAGTTCGAGTACCAGGAGCCCAGGCCCACGGCTGTTCTGGAGAAGTACTGTGAGGCCTCTGGACAGTTCATCCATCAG GCAGTTGGCATCATTGAAGCTGTCCTGGAGAAGTTTGGCACCTATGAACACTTTGAGGCTGCCACTGGGGGCCAGCTGCTGACCAAGTGCCAGATTTGGTCCATCGTGCGCAAATACATGCAGAAGGAGGGCTGCGCTGGGGAG CTGAGTGAGGACCTGCTGTCTCAGGCGGTGATGATGGTGGAGAACAGCCGCCCCACGCTGGCCATCAACCTGACTGGAGCCCGCCAGTATTGGTTGGAGGGCATGCTGCGGCATGAGATAG GCACCCACTACCTACGGGGCGTGAACAACGCGCAGCAGCCGTGGCACAGCGCCGAGGGCCGGCTGCGGTACGGGCTGCGGCCGGCTAACCCCACGGAGGAGGGCCTGGCCAGCCTGCACAGCGTGCTGTTCCGCAAGCAGCCCTTCCTGTGGCGCGCCGCGCTGCTCTACTACACCATCCACCGCGCCGCGCGCATGTCCTTCCGGCAGCTCTTCCAGGACCTGGCGCGCTACGTGCAGGACGCGGACGTGCGCTGGGAGTACTGCGTGCGCGCCAAGCGCGGCCTCACCGACACCTCGAAGCCGG GCTGCTTCAGCAAGGACCAGGTGTACCTGGACGGCATCGTGCGCATTCTGCGACACCGCCAGACCATCGATTTCCCGCTGCTGACCTCTCTGGGCAAG GTGTCCTATGAGGATGTGGACCACCTGCGGCCCCATGGGGTGCTGGATAATACCCGGGTGCCCCACTTCATGCAGGACTTGGCACGCTACCGGCAGCAGCTAGAGCACATCATGGCCACCAACCGGCTGGATGAAGCAGAGCTGGGCCGCCTACTCCCTGACTGA
- the KIAA0895L gene encoding uncharacterized protein KIAA0895-like homolog isoform X3, whose product MLVSICSSVSLEVDRVGSWSDPAGCDPQDRMVLDSGDQVYERAPPSPPASPLSLHHRLKPSDRDGPPRHPWSQSLALPLALAVPSVLQPQPERQPLSKVCLGHRGHMRRSESTYTVNITGQRGCGTQGRAPPGRGRNPGGGNLRSAASLPHIAKTQRDAGHGASKSPCMLVALRPTNMDRERDKFFQSHYTYNPQFEYQEPRPTAVLEKYCEASGQFIHQAVGIIEAVLEKFGTYEHFEAATGGQLLTKCQIWSIVRKYMQKEGCAGEVVVQLSEDLLSQAVMMVENSRPTLAINLTGARQYWLEGMLRHEIGTHYLRGVNNAQQPWHSAEGRLRYGLRPANPTEEGLASLHSVLFRKQPFLWRAALLYYTIHRAARMSFRQLFQDLARYVQDADVRWEYCVRAKRGLTDTSKPGCFSKDQVYLDGIVRILRHRQTIDFPLLTSLGKDLARYRQQLEHIMATNRLDEAELGRLLPD is encoded by the exons ATGCTGGTCTCCATATGCTCTTCTGTGTCCCTAGAGGTCGACAGAGTGGGGAGTTGGAGTGACCCGGCTGGATGTGACCCCCAAGACAGAATGGTGCTGGACTCTGGGGATCAGGTGTATGAACGGGCaccccccagcccacctgccagtCCCCTATCTCTGCACCATAGGCTGAAGCCCTCAGACCGAGATGGGCCACCACGGCACCCCTGGTCTCAGTCCCTGGCCTTGCCCCTGGCTTTGGCAGTCCCCTCAGTGCTACAGCCCCAGCCTGAGCGGCAACCCTTGTCAAAGGTGTGCTTGGGCCACCGTGGCCACATGCGTCGTAGTGAGAGTACCTACACTGTAAATATTACTGGCCAGCGAGGGTGTGGCACCCAGGGACGGGCCCCACCTGGACGAGGACGGAACCCAGGTGGGGGCAACCTGCGAtctgcagcctccctgcctcaCATTGCTAAGACTCAAAGGGATGCAGGCCATGGTGCCAGCAAGAGCCCCTGCATGTTGGTGGCCCTGCGACCAACCAACATGGACCGTGAACGGGACAAGTTCTTCCAGTCCCATTACACCTACAACCCACAGTTCGAGTACCAGGAGCCCAGGCCCACGGCTGTTCTGGAGAAGTACTGTGAGGCCTCTGGACAGTTCATCCATCAG GCAGTTGGCATCATTGAAGCTGTCCTGGAGAAGTTTGGCACCTATGAACACTTTGAGGCTGCCACTGGGGGCCAGCTGCTGACCAAGTGCCAGATTTGGTCCATCGTGCGCAAATACATGCAGAAGGAGGGCTGCGCTGGGGAG GTTGTGGTGCAGCTGAGTGAGGACCTGCTGTCTCAGGCGGTGATGATGGTGGAGAACAGCCGCCCCACGCTGGCCATCAACCTGACTGGAGCCCGCCAGTATTGGTTGGAGGGCATGCTGCGGCATGAGATAG GCACCCACTACCTACGGGGCGTGAACAACGCGCAGCAGCCGTGGCACAGCGCCGAGGGCCGGCTGCGGTACGGGCTGCGGCCGGCTAACCCCACGGAGGAGGGCCTGGCCAGCCTGCACAGCGTGCTGTTCCGCAAGCAGCCCTTCCTGTGGCGCGCCGCGCTGCTCTACTACACCATCCACCGCGCCGCGCGCATGTCCTTCCGGCAGCTCTTCCAGGACCTGGCGCGCTACGTGCAGGACGCGGACGTGCGCTGGGAGTACTGCGTGCGCGCCAAGCGCGGCCTCACCGACACCTCGAAGCCGG GCTGCTTCAGCAAGGACCAGGTGTACCTGGACGGCATCGTGCGCATTCTGCGACACCGCCAGACCATCGATTTCCCGCTGCTGACCTCTCTGGGCAAG GACTTGGCACGCTACCGGCAGCAGCTAGAGCACATCATGGCCACCAACCGGCTGGATGAAGCAGAGCTGGGCCGCCTACTCCCTGACTGA
- the KIAA0895L gene encoding uncharacterized protein KIAA0895-like homolog isoform X1, whose product MLVSICSSVSLEVDRVGSWSDPAGCDPQDRMVLDSGDQVYERAPPSPPASPLSLHHRLKPSDRDGPPRHPWSQSLALPLALAVPSVLQPQPERQPLSKVCLGHRGHMRRSESTYTVNITGQRGCGTQGRAPPGRGRNPGGGNLRSAASLPHIAKTQRDAGHGASKSPCMLVALRPTNMDRERDKFFQSHYTYNPQFEYQEPRPTAVLEKYCEASGQFIHQAVGIIEAVLEKFGTYEHFEAATGGQLLTKCQIWSIVRKYMQKEGCAGEVVVQLSEDLLSQAVMMVENSRPTLAINLTGARQYWLEGMLRHEIGTHYLRGVNNAQQPWHSAEGRLRYGLRPANPTEEGLASLHSVLFRKQPFLWRAALLYYTIHRAARMSFRQLFQDLARYVQDADVRWEYCVRAKRGLTDTSKPGCFSKDQVYLDGIVRILRHRQTIDFPLLTSLGKVSYEDVDHLRPHGVLDNTRVPHFMQDLARYRQQLEHIMATNRLDEAELGRLLPD is encoded by the exons ATGCTGGTCTCCATATGCTCTTCTGTGTCCCTAGAGGTCGACAGAGTGGGGAGTTGGAGTGACCCGGCTGGATGTGACCCCCAAGACAGAATGGTGCTGGACTCTGGGGATCAGGTGTATGAACGGGCaccccccagcccacctgccagtCCCCTATCTCTGCACCATAGGCTGAAGCCCTCAGACCGAGATGGGCCACCACGGCACCCCTGGTCTCAGTCCCTGGCCTTGCCCCTGGCTTTGGCAGTCCCCTCAGTGCTACAGCCCCAGCCTGAGCGGCAACCCTTGTCAAAGGTGTGCTTGGGCCACCGTGGCCACATGCGTCGTAGTGAGAGTACCTACACTGTAAATATTACTGGCCAGCGAGGGTGTGGCACCCAGGGACGGGCCCCACCTGGACGAGGACGGAACCCAGGTGGGGGCAACCTGCGAtctgcagcctccctgcctcaCATTGCTAAGACTCAAAGGGATGCAGGCCATGGTGCCAGCAAGAGCCCCTGCATGTTGGTGGCCCTGCGACCAACCAACATGGACCGTGAACGGGACAAGTTCTTCCAGTCCCATTACACCTACAACCCACAGTTCGAGTACCAGGAGCCCAGGCCCACGGCTGTTCTGGAGAAGTACTGTGAGGCCTCTGGACAGTTCATCCATCAG GCAGTTGGCATCATTGAAGCTGTCCTGGAGAAGTTTGGCACCTATGAACACTTTGAGGCTGCCACTGGGGGCCAGCTGCTGACCAAGTGCCAGATTTGGTCCATCGTGCGCAAATACATGCAGAAGGAGGGCTGCGCTGGGGAG GTTGTGGTGCAGCTGAGTGAGGACCTGCTGTCTCAGGCGGTGATGATGGTGGAGAACAGCCGCCCCACGCTGGCCATCAACCTGACTGGAGCCCGCCAGTATTGGTTGGAGGGCATGCTGCGGCATGAGATAG GCACCCACTACCTACGGGGCGTGAACAACGCGCAGCAGCCGTGGCACAGCGCCGAGGGCCGGCTGCGGTACGGGCTGCGGCCGGCTAACCCCACGGAGGAGGGCCTGGCCAGCCTGCACAGCGTGCTGTTCCGCAAGCAGCCCTTCCTGTGGCGCGCCGCGCTGCTCTACTACACCATCCACCGCGCCGCGCGCATGTCCTTCCGGCAGCTCTTCCAGGACCTGGCGCGCTACGTGCAGGACGCGGACGTGCGCTGGGAGTACTGCGTGCGCGCCAAGCGCGGCCTCACCGACACCTCGAAGCCGG GCTGCTTCAGCAAGGACCAGGTGTACCTGGACGGCATCGTGCGCATTCTGCGACACCGCCAGACCATCGATTTCCCGCTGCTGACCTCTCTGGGCAAG GTGTCCTATGAGGATGTGGACCACCTGCGGCCCCATGGGGTGCTGGATAATACCCGGGTGCCCCACTTCATGCAGGACTTGGCACGCTACCGGCAGCAGCTAGAGCACATCATGGCCACCAACCGGCTGGATGAAGCAGAGCTGGGCCGCCTACTCCCTGACTGA
- the KIAA0895L gene encoding uncharacterized protein KIAA0895-like homolog isoform X4, giving the protein MVLDSGDQVYERAPPSPPASPLSLHHRLKPSDRDGPPRHPWSQSLALPLALAVPSVLQPQPERQPLSKVCLGHRGHMRRSESTYTVNITGQRGCGTQGRAPPGRGRNPGGGNLRSAASLPHIAKTQRDAGHGASKSPCMLVALRPTNMDRERDKFFQSHYTYNPQFEYQEPRPTAVLEKYCEASGQFIHQAVGIIEAVLEKFGTYEHFEAATGGQLLTKCQIWSIVRKYMQKEGCAGEVVVQLSEDLLSQAVMMVENSRPTLAINLTGARQYWLEGMLRHEIGTHYLRGVNNAQQPWHSAEGRLRYGLRPANPTEEGLASLHSVLFRKQPFLWRAALLYYTIHRAARMSFRQLFQDLARYVQDADVRWEYCVRAKRGLTDTSKPGCFSKDQVYLDGIVRILRHRQTIDFPLLTSLGKVSYEDVDHLRPHGVLDNTRVPHFMQDLARYRQQLEHIMATNRLDEAELGRLLPD; this is encoded by the exons ATGGTGCTGGACTCTGGGGATCAGGTGTATGAACGGGCaccccccagcccacctgccagtCCCCTATCTCTGCACCATAGGCTGAAGCCCTCAGACCGAGATGGGCCACCACGGCACCCCTGGTCTCAGTCCCTGGCCTTGCCCCTGGCTTTGGCAGTCCCCTCAGTGCTACAGCCCCAGCCTGAGCGGCAACCCTTGTCAAAGGTGTGCTTGGGCCACCGTGGCCACATGCGTCGTAGTGAGAGTACCTACACTGTAAATATTACTGGCCAGCGAGGGTGTGGCACCCAGGGACGGGCCCCACCTGGACGAGGACGGAACCCAGGTGGGGGCAACCTGCGAtctgcagcctccctgcctcaCATTGCTAAGACTCAAAGGGATGCAGGCCATGGTGCCAGCAAGAGCCCCTGCATGTTGGTGGCCCTGCGACCAACCAACATGGACCGTGAACGGGACAAGTTCTTCCAGTCCCATTACACCTACAACCCACAGTTCGAGTACCAGGAGCCCAGGCCCACGGCTGTTCTGGAGAAGTACTGTGAGGCCTCTGGACAGTTCATCCATCAG GCAGTTGGCATCATTGAAGCTGTCCTGGAGAAGTTTGGCACCTATGAACACTTTGAGGCTGCCACTGGGGGCCAGCTGCTGACCAAGTGCCAGATTTGGTCCATCGTGCGCAAATACATGCAGAAGGAGGGCTGCGCTGGGGAG GTTGTGGTGCAGCTGAGTGAGGACCTGCTGTCTCAGGCGGTGATGATGGTGGAGAACAGCCGCCCCACGCTGGCCATCAACCTGACTGGAGCCCGCCAGTATTGGTTGGAGGGCATGCTGCGGCATGAGATAG GCACCCACTACCTACGGGGCGTGAACAACGCGCAGCAGCCGTGGCACAGCGCCGAGGGCCGGCTGCGGTACGGGCTGCGGCCGGCTAACCCCACGGAGGAGGGCCTGGCCAGCCTGCACAGCGTGCTGTTCCGCAAGCAGCCCTTCCTGTGGCGCGCCGCGCTGCTCTACTACACCATCCACCGCGCCGCGCGCATGTCCTTCCGGCAGCTCTTCCAGGACCTGGCGCGCTACGTGCAGGACGCGGACGTGCGCTGGGAGTACTGCGTGCGCGCCAAGCGCGGCCTCACCGACACCTCGAAGCCGG GCTGCTTCAGCAAGGACCAGGTGTACCTGGACGGCATCGTGCGCATTCTGCGACACCGCCAGACCATCGATTTCCCGCTGCTGACCTCTCTGGGCAAG GTGTCCTATGAGGATGTGGACCACCTGCGGCCCCATGGGGTGCTGGATAATACCCGGGTGCCCCACTTCATGCAGGACTTGGCACGCTACCGGCAGCAGCTAGAGCACATCATGGCCACCAACCGGCTGGATGAAGCAGAGCTGGGCCGCCTACTCCCTGACTGA
- the KIAA0895L gene encoding uncharacterized protein KIAA0895-like homolog isoform X5, giving the protein MLVSICSSVSLEVDRVGSWSDPAGCDPQDRMVLDSGDQVYERAPPSPPASPLSLHHRLKPSDRDGPPRHPWSQSLALPLALAVPSVLQPQPERQPLSKVCLGHRGHMRRSESTYTVNITGQRGCGTQGRAPPGRGRNPGGGNLRSAASLPHIAKTQRDAGHGASKSPCMLVALRPTNMDRERDKFFQSHYTYNPQFEYQEPRPTAVLEKYCEASGQFIHQAVGIIEAVLEKFGTYEHFEAATGGQLLTKCQIWSIVRKYMQKEGCAGEVVVQLSEDLLSQAVMMVENSRPTLAINLTGARQYWLEGMLRHEIGTHYLRGVNNAQQPWHSAEGRLRYGLRPANPTEEGLASLHSVLFRKQPFLWRAALLYYTIHRAARMSFRQLFQDLARYVQDADVRWEYCVRAKRGLTDTSKPARTRCTWTASCAFCDTARPSISRC; this is encoded by the exons ATGCTGGTCTCCATATGCTCTTCTGTGTCCCTAGAGGTCGACAGAGTGGGGAGTTGGAGTGACCCGGCTGGATGTGACCCCCAAGACAGAATGGTGCTGGACTCTGGGGATCAGGTGTATGAACGGGCaccccccagcccacctgccagtCCCCTATCTCTGCACCATAGGCTGAAGCCCTCAGACCGAGATGGGCCACCACGGCACCCCTGGTCTCAGTCCCTGGCCTTGCCCCTGGCTTTGGCAGTCCCCTCAGTGCTACAGCCCCAGCCTGAGCGGCAACCCTTGTCAAAGGTGTGCTTGGGCCACCGTGGCCACATGCGTCGTAGTGAGAGTACCTACACTGTAAATATTACTGGCCAGCGAGGGTGTGGCACCCAGGGACGGGCCCCACCTGGACGAGGACGGAACCCAGGTGGGGGCAACCTGCGAtctgcagcctccctgcctcaCATTGCTAAGACTCAAAGGGATGCAGGCCATGGTGCCAGCAAGAGCCCCTGCATGTTGGTGGCCCTGCGACCAACCAACATGGACCGTGAACGGGACAAGTTCTTCCAGTCCCATTACACCTACAACCCACAGTTCGAGTACCAGGAGCCCAGGCCCACGGCTGTTCTGGAGAAGTACTGTGAGGCCTCTGGACAGTTCATCCATCAG GCAGTTGGCATCATTGAAGCTGTCCTGGAGAAGTTTGGCACCTATGAACACTTTGAGGCTGCCACTGGGGGCCAGCTGCTGACCAAGTGCCAGATTTGGTCCATCGTGCGCAAATACATGCAGAAGGAGGGCTGCGCTGGGGAG GTTGTGGTGCAGCTGAGTGAGGACCTGCTGTCTCAGGCGGTGATGATGGTGGAGAACAGCCGCCCCACGCTGGCCATCAACCTGACTGGAGCCCGCCAGTATTGGTTGGAGGGCATGCTGCGGCATGAGATAG GCACCCACTACCTACGGGGCGTGAACAACGCGCAGCAGCCGTGGCACAGCGCCGAGGGCCGGCTGCGGTACGGGCTGCGGCCGGCTAACCCCACGGAGGAGGGCCTGGCCAGCCTGCACAGCGTGCTGTTCCGCAAGCAGCCCTTCCTGTGGCGCGCCGCGCTGCTCTACTACACCATCCACCGCGCCGCGCGCATGTCCTTCCGGCAGCTCTTCCAGGACCTGGCGCGCTACGTGCAGGACGCGGACGTGCGCTGGGAGTACTGCGTGCGCGCCAAGCGCGGCCTCACCGACACCTCGAAGCCGG CAAGGACCAGGTGTACCTGGACGGCATCGTGCGCATTCTGCGACACCGCCAGACCATCGATTTCCCGCTGCTGA